The Arvicola amphibius chromosome 11, mArvAmp1.2, whole genome shotgun sequence genome has a segment encoding these proteins:
- the Cnr1 gene encoding cannabinoid receptor 1 isoform X1, with product MKSILDGLADTTFRTITTDLLYVGSNDIPYEDIKGDMASKLGYFPQKFPLTSFRGSPFQEKMTAGDNSQLVPVVDATNITEFYNKSLSSYKENEENIQCGENFMDMECFMILNPSQQLAIAVLSLTLGTFTVLENLLVLCVILHSRSLRCRPSYHFIGSLAVADLLGSVIFVYSFVDFHVFHRKDSPNVFLFKLGGVTASFTASVGSLFLTAIDRYISIHRPLAYKRIVTRPKAVVAFCLMWTIAIVIAVLPLLGWNCKKLQSVCSDIFPLIDETYLMFWIGVTSVLLLFIVYAYMYILWKAHSHAVRMIQRGTQKSIIIHTSEDGKVQVTRPDQARMDIRLAKTLVLILVVLIICWGPLLAIMVYDVFGKMNKLIKTVFAFCSMLCLLNSTVNPIIYALRSKDLRHAFRSMFPSCEGTAQPLDNSMGDSDCLHKHANNTASMHRAAESCIKSTVKIAKVTMSVSTDTSAEAL from the coding sequence ATGAAGTCCATTCTGGACGGCCTTGCAGACACCACCTTCCGCACCATCACCACAGACCTCCTCTACGTGGGCTCCAATGACATTCCGTACGAAGACATCAAAGGAGACATGGCGTCCAAATTAGGATACTTCCCGCAGAAATTCCCGCTGACTTCCTTCAGGGGTAGTCCCTTCCAAGAAAAGATGACCGCAGGAGACAACTCCCAGTTGGTCCCCGTGGTAGACGCCACAAACATCACAGAATTCTACAACAAGTCTCTCTCATCGTACAAGGAGAATGAGGAAAACATACAATGTGGGGAGAACTTTATGGACATGGAGTGCTTTATGATTCTGAACCCGAGCCAGCAGCTGGCCATTGCTGTGCTGTCCCTCACACTTGGCACCTTCACCGTTCTGGAGAACCTGCTGGTGCTGTGTGTCATCCTGCATTCCCGCAGTCTCCGATGCAGGCCTTCCTACCACTTCATTGGCAGTCTGGCCGTGGCTGACCTCCTGGGAAGCGTCATTTTTGTCTACAGCTTTGTTGACTTCCACGTGTTCCACCGTAAAGACAGCCCCAATGTGTTTCTGTTCAAACTGGGTGGGGTCACGGCCTCCTTCACAGCCTCTGTGGGCAGCCTCTTCCTCACAGCCATCGACAGGTACATATCCATTCACAGGCCTCTGGCCTATAAGAGGATCGTCACTAGGCCCAAGGCCGTAGTGGCCTTCTGCCTGATGTGGACTATTGCGATAGTAATTGCCGTGTTGCCTCTCCTTGGCTGGAACTGCAAGAAGCTGCAATCTGTCTGCTCGGACATCTTCCCACTCATTGATGAAACCTACCTGATGTTCTGGATCGGAGTCACCAGCGTGCTGTTGCTGTTCAtcgtgtatgcatacatgtacattcTCTGGAAGGCTCACAGCCACGCAGTCCGCATGATCCAACGTGGAACCCAGAAGAGCATCATCATCCACACGTCAGAAGATGGCAAGGTGCAGGTGACCCGGCCCGACCAAGCCCGCATGGACATTAGGCTGGCCAAAACGCTGGTCCTGATCCTGGTGGTGTTGATCATCTGCTGGGGCCCCCTGCTGGCGATCATGGTGTATGATGTCTTCGGGAAGATGAATAAGCTCATCAAGACGGTGTTTGCCTTCTGTAGCATGCTCTGCCTGCTGAACTCCACCGTGAACCCCATCATCTACGCTCTGAGGAGCAAGGACCTGAGACACGCTTTCCGCAGCATGTTCCCTTCGTGTGAAGGCACGGCACAGCCTCTAGATAACAGCATGGGGGACTCGGACTGCCTGCACAAGCACGCCAATAACACAgccagcatgcacagggctgccGAAAGCTGCATCAAGAGCACAGTTAAGATCGCCAAGGTGACCATGTCTGTGTCTACAGACACGTCTGCCGAGGCTCTGTGA
- the Cnr1 gene encoding cannabinoid receptor 1 isoform X2 has protein sequence MKSILDGLADTTFRTITTDLLYVGSNDIPGSPFQEKMTAGDNSQLVPVVDATNITEFYNKSLSSYKENEENIQCGENFMDMECFMILNPSQQLAIAVLSLTLGTFTVLENLLVLCVILHSRSLRCRPSYHFIGSLAVADLLGSVIFVYSFVDFHVFHRKDSPNVFLFKLGGVTASFTASVGSLFLTAIDRYISIHRPLAYKRIVTRPKAVVAFCLMWTIAIVIAVLPLLGWNCKKLQSVCSDIFPLIDETYLMFWIGVTSVLLLFIVYAYMYILWKAHSHAVRMIQRGTQKSIIIHTSEDGKVQVTRPDQARMDIRLAKTLVLILVVLIICWGPLLAIMVYDVFGKMNKLIKTVFAFCSMLCLLNSTVNPIIYALRSKDLRHAFRSMFPSCEGTAQPLDNSMGDSDCLHKHANNTASMHRAAESCIKSTVKIAKVTMSVSTDTSAEAL, from the exons ATGAAGTCCATTCTGGACGGCCTTGCAGACACCACCTTCCGCACCATCACCACAGACCTCCTCTACGTGGGCTCCAATGACATTCC GGGTAGTCCCTTCCAAGAAAAGATGACCGCAGGAGACAACTCCCAGTTGGTCCCCGTGGTAGACGCCACAAACATCACAGAATTCTACAACAAGTCTCTCTCATCGTACAAGGAGAATGAGGAAAACATACAATGTGGGGAGAACTTTATGGACATGGAGTGCTTTATGATTCTGAACCCGAGCCAGCAGCTGGCCATTGCTGTGCTGTCCCTCACACTTGGCACCTTCACCGTTCTGGAGAACCTGCTGGTGCTGTGTGTCATCCTGCATTCCCGCAGTCTCCGATGCAGGCCTTCCTACCACTTCATTGGCAGTCTGGCCGTGGCTGACCTCCTGGGAAGCGTCATTTTTGTCTACAGCTTTGTTGACTTCCACGTGTTCCACCGTAAAGACAGCCCCAATGTGTTTCTGTTCAAACTGGGTGGGGTCACGGCCTCCTTCACAGCCTCTGTGGGCAGCCTCTTCCTCACAGCCATCGACAGGTACATATCCATTCACAGGCCTCTGGCCTATAAGAGGATCGTCACTAGGCCCAAGGCCGTAGTGGCCTTCTGCCTGATGTGGACTATTGCGATAGTAATTGCCGTGTTGCCTCTCCTTGGCTGGAACTGCAAGAAGCTGCAATCTGTCTGCTCGGACATCTTCCCACTCATTGATGAAACCTACCTGATGTTCTGGATCGGAGTCACCAGCGTGCTGTTGCTGTTCAtcgtgtatgcatacatgtacattcTCTGGAAGGCTCACAGCCACGCAGTCCGCATGATCCAACGTGGAACCCAGAAGAGCATCATCATCCACACGTCAGAAGATGGCAAGGTGCAGGTGACCCGGCCCGACCAAGCCCGCATGGACATTAGGCTGGCCAAAACGCTGGTCCTGATCCTGGTGGTGTTGATCATCTGCTGGGGCCCCCTGCTGGCGATCATGGTGTATGATGTCTTCGGGAAGATGAATAAGCTCATCAAGACGGTGTTTGCCTTCTGTAGCATGCTCTGCCTGCTGAACTCCACCGTGAACCCCATCATCTACGCTCTGAGGAGCAAGGACCTGAGACACGCTTTCCGCAGCATGTTCCCTTCGTGTGAAGGCACGGCACAGCCTCTAGATAACAGCATGGGGGACTCGGACTGCCTGCACAAGCACGCCAATAACACAgccagcatgcacagggctgccGAAAGCTGCATCAAGAGCACAGTTAAGATCGCCAAGGTGACCATGTCTGTGTCTACAGACACGTCTGCCGAGGCTCTGTGA